The genomic region AATAAAGCAAAGATCAAAACACCTGATCGCGAGGTGACGTTATGACACAGATAAAGCGTATTCCTTGGCTTGTTTGGGTGTGTATCGGATATATAGTGTGTATTGTTCTTGCCCAATTTGGGGTGTCTGAAGGACGTGCATTTGAAGTGCATTTAGGTGATACATTATTGCCAATCAGTGCTGAACATTGGTTAGGTACAGATGATTACGGAAGAGACTTGTTTTCACGTATCGTCATGGGTGCGCGTGATACATTGCTTGTGAGTTTATTAACACTTCTCGTCACTGTTCTCATCGGAGTGCCTATCGGTTTAGTAGCAGGCTATTTCAAAGGATATATAGATCGCATGATTATGCGCATAGTTGATATCGGTCTAAGTATTCCAGAGTTTGTTTTGATGATTGCGATGGCTAGCTTTTTAAAGCCAAGTATTTGGAATTTAGTAATCGCGATGACACTTTTGCGATGGATGACATATGCGCGTATGACTCGTACGATTGCTGGGGGTGTCCGTGACATGGACTACATTCGAATGGCTAAAATGTTCAAAGTACCGACACCTATCATTATGATTCGTCATGTTGTACCACATATTTTGCCATCGCTTCTCGTTATAATGACTGTTGATTTTGGCAAGATTATTTTATATATATCCTCGCTATCATTTTTAGGACTAGGTGCACAACCCCCATCACCAGAGTGGGGCGCAATGCTGAATGCAGGACGTAGCTTTATGACAACACATCCTGTCATGTTAATTGCGCCAGCTGTGATGATTACAGTGACCATTTTGATATTCCAACTAACAGGCGATACATTGCGCGATCATTTTATGAAAGAGGGGCGTGAGCTTCATGAATAAGCTACTTGAGATACAAGACTTAACTGTCCGTCATGTGTCTCATACACTTGTTGACCATATTCATCTCAATCTTTATGAAGAAAAGGTTAATGTTTTGATTGGTGAAAGTGGTTCTGGCAAAAGTATGACAGCTAAAGCGATATTGAATGCGGTGCCAAAAGGGATTGATGTAACGATGGATAGTATGATATTCAAAGGTGAAAGGGTACAGTCAATCCAATCTCACCTTGGTCGAAATATTGGTTATATCTCACAAGATTATACACATAGTTTTAATGCGCATATGACTATCGGGAAGCAACTAATTGCGATTTATCGGCAGCATTTTAACGTATCTAAGGCAGAAGCTTACCAAAAAGTGTTACGTGCACTAAAATGGGTAGACTTGCATCATATTGATATGATGAAGCGTTATCGTTTTTCATTGTCAGGAGGTCAGCTTGAACGAGTGCTTATAGCGAGCGTGATGATGTTAAATCCCTCATTGATTATTGCGGATGAACCGACAGCATCACTTGATGTCGTAACGGGACATCATATTATGTCATTGTTGCAGCATTTAGCAGATGCGCATGGGGTGACGTTGTTCATCATTACACATAATCTGTCACACGTCCAACGATTTAGTGACTACATCAATGTGATGAGAGAAGGACGCATGATTGATCAAGGGACAAAAGCGTATTTTGAAAATAATCATGTCAGTGCATATACGAAGCAACTCTTTCAACGTCGAAGTCAGCTCAAACGTGGTGATTATCATGCTTAAAGTTGAAGCGGTAGGTTTTTCTTATGGACAGAATCTCATATTAAATCAAATCACCTTTGATGTTATGCCTGGGGAAATTGTCGGTATTGTCGGTATAAGTGGTTCAGGTAAATCAACATTAGGCCGTTTGATTTTACAAGAAATGGCACCTAACCAAGGACGAATAGCGTCTACATACGAATCAGTACTTCCTATTTTTCAACATGCGACGTATGCATTTAATCCAAAGTTAACGATACAAGCTTCGTTAAATGAGGCTGCTCAGTATCAACAGCAAACAGAAAAAGAGATCAAAGCTTATCGTGATGAGTTGATGAGTCAAATGGAATTACCCAAACATCTTTTATCGCATTACCCGAGTGATGTCAGTGGTGGGCAGCTTCAACGGTTTAATGTCATACGGACGTTAATGTTAAAACCGGACCTACTTATTTGTGATGAAGTGACAGCCAATTTAGACGTTGTTGCAGAAGCTAAAATGGCGCATCAATTAAAACGTTATGCAGAAGAAGCGGGTAAAGCAATGATTATCATTTCGCATGATATTGCTTTTTTGCAAGGCATTGTCAATCGCATCATCGTCTTGCATGAAGGGCAGTTGGTAGATGACTTCCCGATTTCAGAGTTGTTTGAGACGTCAAGACATCCAGCAACACAAGATTTGTTACGAATTTATACAGATATGATGTCGGTATAATGGTTGCGCTACGTTGGCATCATCAGTTTATGATTATAAATAGAAAGAGCTATGAAAAATGTATGATTAGCATTTTTCATAGCTCTTTTGCGTGGCGTTATATTTAATGTTGAGTCTCAATATAGTTGTGAATTATGTCCCCAATATACTTTGAAGCTTGTCCATTCTCAGTAGTACAAAAACGTTCGTAAAAGCGATCGATTTTGGGTTGATACTGTTGTTGCAATAGATCTAAGTCTTTCAGTCCATGAATAAGAGAGGACGCATCAGTGTAGATTGGACCGGGTAAATCTTCATGATAATCAATGTAAAAGCCACGCAAATCATTTGCATACTTGTTGATATCATATGCAAAGAAAAGTTGTGGGCGCTTTAATATACCATAATCAAACATAACAGAAGAGTAATCTGTAATTAAACAATCACTCATCAAATAGAGTTCAGAAACATTCTGATAGTTTGACACATCATATGCAAACCCTTCATATCCAGAAAGATCTAGCTGATTGGCAATAAGATAATGCATGCGCAATAAGACAACTGTATTTTTGCCTAGTGCTTGCTGCATCTGTGCTAAATCAATTTTTAGATCGAATGTATAAGCATCAGCTTCGATATATTCATCGTCTCGCCATGTCGGTGCATATAGCACAACACGTTTATGTGAAGGGATACCTAATGATGATTTAAGTGATTGAATATAATCTGCATCATCTTGATGATTCACTAAAATATCATTTCTAGGGTAGCCAATCTCTAAAATTTGATCACGTTGCATCCAAAATGCCGATTGAAAGATGTCTGTCGAATACGCATTAGGCGAAATGAGAAAGTCCCACCGTTGTGTCGCGCGATAAAAATTGCGCTTATATTTTGGCGTTGTGGTATTGGGCAAACGGACTTGTTTCATATCATTGGCTAAACGTTTCAGTGGTGTGCCATGCCATGTTTGAATATAAAGTTGATTCGGTTTCTTTTTCAAATAGAGTGGTAATCTAGCGTTAGTGACCCAAACTTGCGCAGTTTTGAAAAGATTGTAATACGCTTTACTGCCTTTTTTAATGACATGTACATCATCAGGTAATGATGGGTGATTGACGTCTTGTAGAATCCAATAATAATGATAATCAGGATAGTGTGTCTTCATATAGTCATAAATAGCTTGAGGACTGTCATTAAATGATTTACCACCAAAGGATTCAAAAAGCACCGTTTTAGGTTTCACTGCACGTGTTGAGTTATATAACATATACTTCGAATAATGTTTACTCGGCTTATTCAAAGCAATATTTTTTAATAAGCGACTACGATAACGATATTTATTTAAAAACCATGCCAAAGGTACATACTGCCACTTTAAAGAGAGAAGCTCTAACTTAAAGAGTAACTTTTGACGATAGTTCATAACAGGCTTTAATAAAGGAATGATTTGAGATAGGACCTCATGAAATGCCTGATAACGAGCCTTAATATCACGATGACTAGGGTCAAATGCTTTATAAATCTTGTCAAGCATCTCTTGTAAGATGACATGGCGCACTGCATCATTATTTGATCGTGCTAACGCATCGTAAAAAGCAGCAATATAATCAGAAAAAGTCTCATCAAATTGACGTGCAGTTAACTTTGAACCGTAGAAAGGGTCGAATACTTCCCCTTTATAGTAAAATGCAATACCACTTAGTTTAGTCGCAGTATGAGTTAAATTTATATAATCAATGAGGAATGACCAGTCTACATAAATCGATAAATCTGTATTAAAAGCTAAGCCGTACTCTTGTATGATAGATGTCTTGAAGATGATATTACTGATGGCCCGATGCTTAAGTAAAGGTGCAACCCTCTCATCGTCTGTTAAATGATCGTATGTTAACGTTGTAGCGTCAAAACGAGTAGATGGCTCAACTGTAAAAGGTGAGATAGGCGCGAATAATATATCTTCATGAGCAAGTGCTGATAAATAAGTTTCAATTGTATATGGCGATAAAGTATCATCAGCATCTAAAAACATCAGATAAGGTGTTTCAACGTGAGACATGCCAATATTTCGAGCATGAGCATGTCCATGATTTTGGTCAAGTGTAATCACGCGTACCGATTTATGATAGTGCTCAAGTGATGTCATTAATAAACGTTCGCTTTCATCAGTTGACCCGTCATTAACAACAATCACTTCAAAATCTTGAGACGTTTGGTGTATGACAGATGTCACACACGACTCAATATAATCAGCCGCATTATACATTGGTATAATAATCGTTAATGGATGTGTCATAAAATAACCTCTTAATTTTTTTATTATGCTCCCTATTATAGTAAAGAAACCGACATGTTAAAAATAAAATAGTAAAGAAACCGACATGTTAAAAATAAAAATTAACATGTCGGTAAAAATTAACCTTCATTTTTTTTGATTTCTTGATAAATCATATCTCCAATGAATTTGGAAGCTTTACCATTTTCAATAGAGCAAAAACGATTATAAAAAGTGTCTATATTTTTTTTGTAATCTTTCTTGATTTGGTCAATATTTTTTAGTCCAGCTATCAATTCTACTGGATCTGTATATATAGGACCAGGTAAGTCGTTATGATAATCAATATAGAAGCCACGTAAATTTTTATCGTATTTTTCAATGTCATATGCAAAGAAAAATTGAGGTCTTTTGAGTATACCATAGTCAAACATTACCGAAGAATAGTCAGTAATTAAACAATCACTTATTAAATATAACTCTGAAATATCGCTATAGTTTGACACATCATATGCGAAATCTTCATATCCATTCAAGTCTAAGGCATTTGCGATAAGATAATGCATTCGTAGAAGAATAACGTATTCGTCTCCTAGCTCCTTCTTAAGTCTTGGTAAATCGATTTTGAGATCAAAAGTATATTTGCCTTTTTTTATAAATTCATCATCTCGCCAAGTGGGAGCATACATGATTATCTTTTTATTTAGAGGAATATTTAAGTCTTCACGTATATTTGCTTTTAATTTTTCATCATTTGATTTTTTAACTAAAATATCATTACGAGGATAACCAATTTCTAAAATATCGTCTGTTGACATCCAAAAAGCAGTTCTAAAAATTTCTGTAGAATAATGGTTTGGAGAAATTAAGTAATCCCAACGTGATGCTTCAGCGTGAAAATTTTTCTTATATAAAGACGTCGTGGTACCAGGCATACGAACAACCTTCATATCATTAGCTAAGCGTTTTAATGGTGTGCCATGCCATGTTTGGATATATATTTGATTAGGTTTTTTATTTAAATATAAAGGTAATCGTGCATTTGTTACCCAAAACTTAGCTTCTGAATAAGCTTTATAATACGCATCAGTTTCTTTTTTGACTTTTACAACTGAGTGTGGAGAATCATTATTTTCAGGATCTTTAAAAATCCACTTATATTTTAATTCTGGATAAGTATCTTTCATATATTCGTAAATATATTTAGGGCTATCACTGTAATTTTTACCACCAAATGATTCAAATACAATAGTTTTATTATCAACATTTTGCTCTTTATCAGATAAAAAGTATTTAGAACGTGAGTAGCCTTTTTGTCTAAGCAATATACGTTTGATATGACGAGTAATAAACCTTAATTTATTAATCTTGCTAGCTAGCTTGGGACGTTTAATCATCAGAGCAAACATTTCAAAAGCAAATAAAATTTTCTTTTCTTTAACTATAGATATTCCTAATTTACGTGAAACGTAATGCAGTTGGTGTTTATGAGTTTCATAACGCGAAGGTGTTGCTTTTAAATTAGGGGTAAACTCTGTATGTAATTTTTCTAACATTTTTTTCTTTATAAAGTAACGGACATTTGAATCCTTAACTCGAGATAAAGAATCGATAAAACTTTTTGCATAGTCTTCAAATAATATGTCAAAATTTTGTTCTGATAAAGTATTGGTTTCAAAAGGATCATAAACTTCCCCTTTGAAATAAAATGGGAATTTAGTTATTCGAACAAATTCATTTGCATATTGCATGTATTCCAATATAAATGACCAGTCTGAATAAACTTTAAGGTTTTCATTAAATTTAATATTATGTCCTTTTACGATACCTGTTTTAAATACAATATTACATACAGTATTTTTTCGTAAAAAGGAATTGGCGTTATTTTTTATATTGTAATAATGGATTTGTACTTTATTTTTATCAACATATTGTGGTATTTGTAAACTAAAATCATGAACTGGAGCAATTAGTGCATCTAAACCATTCAAATGTTTTAAATAGAAATTGATAGCATATGTTGTAAGTTTGTCATCAGAATCTACAAACATGAAATATGGCGTTTTAACATTTGCAATACCAACATTACGTGCATACGCATGTCCATGATTATTAGCTAAATATATATATTTTACATCTTTTTTATAATCTTTTAGTGCTTCATCTAGTAATATTTTACTATCGTCTGTAGAACCATCATTGACGATTATTAAATCGAAATTTTGGTTTCGCTGTCTTTTTATATGGTCTATGCAATCGCTAATGTATTCTTCTGAATTATAAAGTGTTACTATTATCGATAGTTTATTCATACAAATCTTCCTTTTCAAATTTCTTTTATCATAGGGTATTATAGCATTTCCAAATAAGGTAAAATAGTAATATCCATAAATAAATTATTATAACTATTTAAGAAACTTAGTATAGCGAGACATTAGAACTTTTTATATAGGAAAGAGGAATTAAATGATTTACACAGTGGCTTCAGTATTAGCAAAGGAACATGGCGGTAGAACTAAATCATTACTAAATAGAATCAAATTATACAGGGAAGAATTAGGGATTGAGCAAGTTATTTTAACAACAAATTACAATGCGAACTATAACAGTGTTTATAATTTATATAAGGAAAAAGAAGTTATAAGTACTGATCAAAAGATAGTAAATATTTACGATTGGTTATCCAATTATAATTTACTTAAAGATAAGAAAAACAAAGTCTTCAAACGGCGTATAAAAGAGCAAGATTTACCTATTGAAAATTATTATTTGAGATCAGATGCAGAAAAAAATTGTATAAGATATTATGATATAAAGACTGACAATTATCTTATGTATCGCAATTACTACAAGGGAACGGATATTGCAAAATTTGACGATTTTTTTACTAGTGGTGTTCGTCATAAGATTGAAAGATGGGAATATAATGATAGCGGTATTTTGCATAGAATAACTAATTATAGTCGTAAGTATAACACTAAACTTGTAGAAAAGTATTATGATTTAAATGGGCGTCTATATTGTAAAAAATTTTATGATAATACGCCAGAAGCTAAACTTAATATGATATTAATATATGAAAATGAAGTCCCATCTTTTAGTTTTTCTAATGAAAAAGACCTATTTACTCATTTTTTTAATGCCTTTTTCTTACCTGGCGATATCATTTTTAATGATGCTAGATTACTTGATAAATCATTAATAAATTGTAAAATTGATATTAAACCAATATTAGTTTTCCATAGTTCACATTTAGAAGGAAATAATACTAAAAACTCTTACAAATTAGCTTTAAGTAACTCGGAAAAAGTGTATAAGTATTATTTATTAACAAACCATCAAAAAGAAGATATACAAAACGTGTACAATATCGGGGATGAAAAATTCGCAGTAATTCCACATTTCATTAAGCCTTCAATAACTACGAGAAATAGAAAAAATCAATTTGTTTTTATGGGAAGATTTAGTCCAGAAAAGCAAATTGATCACATTATTGAAAGTTTTTATAAATATGTAGAAAAAGGTTATCTGTTTAATCTAATGTTATTCGGTGGGAAACCGGGAAAAGAACGAGAAAAAATTGAGAAGTTAATCAAAGAATATAACTTAGAAGAAAGAGTGACAATCAAAGAATTCACTAATAATCCAAGTGAGGTTTTTGCTGAATCAAGGGCATCTTTAGTGACAAGTAAGTATGAAGGATTTCCGCTTAGTATTATGGAAAGTATTAATGAAGGGTGTCCCGTTATCTCATATGATATAAGGTATGGTCCAAGAGAAATCATAGAAGACAATAAAAATGGAATACTAGTTGAGAAAGATAATATTAAAGAATTTTCAGAAGCTATGATGAAAATTACAGATAACCCGTTAGAAGATGTTGAAACTAAAGAAAATATTAAATACCAATCAGCTATAGCAAATTTTAAAAAATTAATTAAGGATTAAAATGGGAGATGGAAAAGTGAAGGTACTTATAACAGGTGGTGCAGGTTTTATAGGATCAAATTTAGCAAAATACTTTTTTGATAAAGGAGAAGAAGTGTTTGTTCTAGATAACCTTTCGACGGGACATTTAGAAAATATTAGTTTTTTAGACAAGAGTTATTTTTTTAAAGGTGATATTACAGATACAAAATTCGTAGAAGAAGTATTTGATAATCATCATTTTGATATAGTGGTTCATCTAGCAGCTGTTGTAAGCGTTGTAGATACTGTTAATGATCCAATAACATCACAGAAAGTAAATATACAGGGAACACTCGATATTTTGAAGATAATAAAAGAAAAAAATGAAAATATCAAGCGTTTTTTATTTGCTTCTTCTGCTGCTGTTTATGGGAATACATCTGATTTACCTAAAAAAATGGACTCTTTAATTTCTCCTGAGTCACCTTATGCAATAGAAAAATTTAGTGGAGAGCAGTATACTAAGTTGTTTTATAAATTATATGGAATACCCACTACAGCTTTAAGGTTTTTCAATATATATGGTCCTAAGCAAGATCCAAATTCTCAGTATTCAGGAGTTATCTCTATCATGATGGATTGTTTTGAAAACAATAAAACGTTTACTTTTTATGGTGATGGCGAACAATCTAGAGACTTCGTTTATATAACAGATTTAATAAAATCAATAGAATTGATTTTATCCGATTCTGATAGTATAGGTAGAATTTATAATGTAGGTACAGGAAATAGTACATCATTGAATGAAGTCTTTAATGCATTTTGTAAAATTTATGAAAAAAGAATACCTGTTGAATATGAAGATTTTAGGAATGGTGATGTAAAACATTCTCTTGCAGATATTTTGCCATTAAAGAAAATAGGGTATGAGCCGGAATACGATATTAATAAAGGATTAGAGGAATATTTCAAAGTGTTAAACCAATAACAATATAATTAGATGTTTAAATAAATCGATGTTTCTAAATTTGATATATACTAAGGCGCTATGTCCAATAAGATTGGCGAACCAATACGTAGAGATTAAGTAGCATAAAGTTACTTAATCTCTTTTTTGAATTAGCTGTAAAAGGTTTGTACATAAAATGAAGATATCCTATTTAGGACTGATGATTTACTCACCAGTCCTAAATGGTACAGAAAGCATTTAATATTGTTAAAAGATAAAGTGTCAGTTAATTTTCAAAATAACGCCACTGCTTTTCTTATATACTATTTCTTTTTACCAACTTCATGATGAGCGGGTAAAAGAGTGCAAGCACTGTCATGATTGTTAATACGATAGAGATAGGTGAACCAAAGAAAATATCTGGTACATTATAATTGTTCGTTATTAAGCTTTTTCGAAAGTTTTGTTCCATATCTGATCCGACGATTGTTGCTAATATTAAGGGTGCTATTGGGAAGTCGAGTAGCTTTAGTAAAAGTCCAATAATACCGAATATAAGTAAAATATAGAAATCAATAACACTATATCCTAAAGTGTATGTACCTAAAAATGCTAAAACGAGAATGATTGGATATAATGTTTTTGGTGGTGTTTTCAAAATTTTCAATAGTACCCCGATTAATGCAATGTTTAAAATAACAAGAAAAATATTTCCGATAAACATACTATTTACAAGAGTCCATACCATTTCAGGATCTTTATCAAATAAAAGAGGGCCAGGTTGTAAACCGAGCATAATGACAGCACCAAGTATCACAGCTGTTGTTCCTGATCCGGGTATTCCCATTGTTAGTAATGGTATTAATGAGCCGACTGAAGCAGCATTATTCGAAGCTTCAGGTGCTGCAACGCCTTCGATAGCGCCTTTACCGAATTTTTTACTGTTTTTTGAAACTTGTTTTTCAATAGAATAACTTAAAAGAGAGGCTACAGAACCGCCAGCTCCAGGCAGTACCCCAATGAGAAAACCAAGAGGACTTTGTCTAAGCATTGTCCAGCGTGTCCGTTTCCAGTCTTCTTTAGTTAGTTTCATGGAACCTAAATCACTACTAGGTGGTTTGAGTGCATCCAAATGCATATAGTTATAAAAAACTTCCGCTACAGCATAAATACCTATAATAATGACTAAAAAATCTATACCTTCACTTAAGTGTGTAGCGCCATATGTAAATCGATAGACACTAGTTTGTAAATCTACGCCTATGGTACTTATCATTAACCCAAGAGACATAGCTATAAATCCTTTAACCATCTTCCCTAAAGATAATGTGACAATCATTGAAAGCGTAAATAAAAATAAGACAAAGTATTCTCGTGGTCCAAAGTTTAAAGCAAAATTAGAAAGAGGTTTAGCTAAAATGATAAATCCAACGACGGCAAAGAGTCCACCAATCAATGAAGCAATAGCAGAAATGGACAAAGCTTTCCCGGCTTGATTATTTTTAGTCATAGGATAACCATCAAATGTAGCGGCAATTGCTGAACCGTCTCCTGGTGTATTTAAAAGTATAGAACTACGAGAGCCACCGTACATAGCCCCATAATAAATTGAAATCATGAGTACAAGAGCACTGACAGGATCCATCCCAAATGTAACGGGAATTAACACAGCAACAGCAGTAGCAGGACCCAATCCTGGTAGCATTCCAACAACTGTACCTAAAAACCCTCCAATTAATATCCAAAGTAAATTCATCGGATGAAATGCTGTTGTCAATCCTTCCCAAAAGCTATTTATATCAATACCCATATTTATCCCCCCTTATGGTAAGCTGACATTCAATAGTACTGAAAATGTGTACCATGCGACTCCAGAAAATATGATGGCGACCAAAACATTTTTTAACCAATGTTTAATCCCATTAATTAAAAACATGATGGAGCCTAAAAATAAAATAGTAGATATTAGAAAACCTATCCTTTCAAAAATAAGCGCATAAACTAAAATCATCAGACAAGTGGCAAGGATACGCTTCAATACGATTCCTGAAAATAATACTTTGAGAGATTCAAATGTTTGATCGTTTTGGCGTAATTCTTGAAAAAAATAAATAAGGCTCATGATGATCAGGATAGTAGCAATTAAGACAGGAAAGAATTTAGGACTATGTGGATGTCCTATATGTGAAATTTGAACATTAAGCGATAGAATAAAATAAATAATACCAATCGATAACATAACAATTGGTGCAATGAGTCTTACCATTAAACAACCTCCTTTTAAAATCCTGCGTCTTGAATAAGTTGCTTGTATTGTTCTTGTTGTTTGTCTAAAAAGGCTTTTGAATCTTTGCTATCTTTATAAAAATCGTCCCAGTCGTTGTTTTCCCTTATTGTTTCCCATTGTTTGCTATCGACGACTTTCTTAATTGTTTCGTCCCAGTATTGAATTTCAGCATGAGTCATATCTGATGGGCCCATGATACCGCGCCAATGAGGAAATACAATATCGAGACCTTGTTCTTTCCAAGTAGGAACATCTTCAAGACCTTTAATTCTTTCATCTGAGGTTGTAGCAAGAATTTTTAATTTGCCGACTTGATGTTGTTCTTTGACTTCGGATACTGCAGTTGAAGCAATATCGACATGTCCACCGAGAAGTGCAGTTTGTAAATCACCGCCACTTTTGTAGACGAGAAAATCAAGATTTTGGACATCTACGCCATATGATTGAGCTGCTTTGACGAATGCTAAGTGGTCATTGTTGCCTAGACCGGGTGCGACGCCAATCGTAAGTGATTTGGGATTGTCTTTGAGTTTTTCCATAACTTCCTTACCAGACTGGAGATTCGACTTTTTCGAAGCAGATAAACTAATCCATTCAGTAGCCAAAATAGCTATCGGTGTAAAGCTGTCATTGTTTAAATCACTAAGGCCTAGTTCATGGTTTGACAACAATAAACTTGAGTTAATAGCTATGGAAGTTGAAGGACGTGATGCCAAATACTGCCAGCCTATTTCGCCGCCACCACCAGGTTTATTGACTACCGTGATATTTTGATCTGTTAAATTTTCATCTTGCATTATTTTTTGAATAGCACGAGCTGTTGTGTCCCATCCGCCCCCAGGAGAAGCGGGAGCAATAATTTCAATATTTTGATCTGGAAAGCTTGATTTTGAATGAGATGACTGATTTGGACTGCATGAAACTAACACAAAAACCCCAATAAAAATCATAATCATTAATCGCCTCACAAATATACCCCCTTTATTGTTTGACAATTAAAAATATTTTAACATATAAATTAAGCGTTTTCATGAAATAAGTGCAAAAAAACTTTATATTATAGTTAGTCCAAAAGATAAATAGGGTATGTCACGTTTTGAATGGGGAATGTAGCAAAAGATGAAAAAAGAGCTGGTGCTGAGAGGGGGAATAAAAATGAGGGATTCATACAAAAATCTGATATCCAGACCTTTGTTTTAATCCCTCAATAGAAGTTATTCTATCCACTTTACGACGTCATCTTGAGGGCGACGTGTTTTTTCGCGCTTAGGATCTTCCTCGCGATAGCCGAATGCGACCATGACAGAGGGCTCGAATACCGAACGATCAAAGTATCCTTTGTCGCTTAAGAGTTGTGCGACCTCCTGGTATTGAAATCCCTCAATCGGACATGAATCGATACCTAACATAGCAGCTGTGGTCATCATGTTAGCTAGTGGAATATAGGTTTGTTTACTTGCCCAATCCCATAAGGCGCGTTCACTTTCATATAAGTTTAAGTTATCACCTTGGAATGCTGTTGTACGTGTCATCATTTGCTCGATGACATCTTCAGGCATTTGCTTTGTATCCTTTAGTAGTTGGTGAACGTATTCGTTACCTGGACGTACATTCTTACGTGCAAGGATTAAAATGAAATGACTGGCAGTATCCAGTTGACCTTGTGCGCCCCAGCTGATTGGTTTTAATGCGTCACGTACGTCTTTATTTTGAATCACTAAAAATTGCCACGGCTCAAATCCTAGAGAGCTTGGCGATAAGCGACCTGCTTCTAAAATGGTTTGGAAGTCTTCGTTGGTAATTTTTTGGTTTGCATCAAAGCGTTTTGTCGCAAAGCGATAGTTAAATGCATCAAGTATGAATTGATGTTTATGCTCCATACGATAACCACTCCTCTATTATCATTGATTTACGATTCTATTATAAGTGAGTTGTTTTCCGTTTGAAAATATTGTGATTTGATATCATGATAATGTATAGGGTGTATCCTTTTGAGGTATACATAAAGAGATAGAATAAGAGAGGAGTCAGTCATATGCATGAGCAATGGTATCAACAGTTGCCACTTGAAGGTATTCAAAATGTGCGACCTGTGAGCGGTGGCGATGTGAATGAAGCGTATCGCATTGAGACAACTACGGATACGTATTTTTTACTGGTTCAGCCTAATCGTACGGAAGATTTTTATGATGCAGAAATCGCAGGTCTTAAAGCTT from Staphylococcus felis harbors:
- a CDS encoding glycosyltransferase; this translates as MIYTVASVLAKEHGGRTKSLLNRIKLYREELGIEQVILTTNYNANYNSVYNLYKEKEVISTDQKIVNIYDWLSNYNLLKDKKNKVFKRRIKEQDLPIENYYLRSDAEKNCIRYYDIKTDNYLMYRNYYKGTDIAKFDDFFTSGVRHKIERWEYNDSGILHRITNYSRKYNTKLVEKYYDLNGRLYCKKFYDNTPEAKLNMILIYENEVPSFSFSNEKDLFTHFFNAFFLPGDIIFNDARLLDKSLINCKIDIKPILVFHSSHLEGNNTKNSYKLALSNSEKVYKYYLLTNHQKEDIQNVYNIGDEKFAVIPHFIKPSITTRNRKNQFVFMGRFSPEKQIDHIIESFYKYVEKGYLFNLMLFGGKPGKEREKIEKLIKEYNLEERVTIKEFTNNPSEVFAESRASLVTSKYEGFPLSIMESINEGCPVISYDIRYGPREIIEDNKNGILVEKDNIKEFSEAMMKITDNPLEDVETKENIKYQSAIANFKKLIKD
- a CDS encoding GDP-mannose 4,6-dehydratase, which gives rise to MKVLITGGAGFIGSNLAKYFFDKGEEVFVLDNLSTGHLENISFLDKSYFFKGDITDTKFVEEVFDNHHFDIVVHLAAVVSVVDTVNDPITSQKVNIQGTLDILKIIKEKNENIKRFLFASSAAVYGNTSDLPKKMDSLISPESPYAIEKFSGEQYTKLFYKLYGIPTTALRFFNIYGPKQDPNSQYSGVISIMMDCFENNKTFTFYGDGEQSRDFVYITDLIKSIELILSDSDSIGRIYNVGTGNSTSLNEVFNAFCKIYEKRIPVEYEDFRNGDVKHSLADILPLKKIGYEPEYDINKGLEEYFKVLNQ
- a CDS encoding bifunctional glycosyltransferase/CDP-glycerol:glycerophosphate glycerophosphotransferase codes for the protein MNKLSIIVTLYNSEEYISDCIDHIKRQRNQNFDLIIVNDGSTDDSKILLDEALKDYKKDVKYIYLANNHGHAYARNVGIANVKTPYFMFVDSDDKLTTYAINFYLKHLNGLDALIAPVHDFSLQIPQYVDKNKVQIHYYNIKNNANSFLRKNTVCNIVFKTGIVKGHNIKFNENLKVYSDWSFILEYMQYANEFVRITKFPFYFKGEVYDPFETNTLSEQNFDILFEDYAKSFIDSLSRVKDSNVRYFIKKKMLEKLHTEFTPNLKATPSRYETHKHQLHYVSRKLGISIVKEKKILFAFEMFALMIKRPKLASKINKLRFITRHIKRILLRQKGYSRSKYFLSDKEQNVDNKTIVFESFGGKNYSDSPKYIYEYMKDTYPELKYKWIFKDPENNDSPHSVVKVKKETDAYYKAYSEAKFWVTNARLPLYLNKKPNQIYIQTWHGTPLKRLANDMKVVRMPGTTTSLYKKNFHAEASRWDYLISPNHYSTEIFRTAFWMSTDDILEIGYPRNDILVKKSNDEKLKANIREDLNIPLNKKIIMYAPTWRDDEFIKKGKYTFDLKIDLPRLKKELGDEYVILLRMHYLIANALDLNGYEDFAYDVSNYSDISELYLISDCLITDYSSVMFDYGILKRPQFFFAYDIEKYDKNLRGFYIDYHNDLPGPIYTDPVELIAGLKNIDQIKKDYKKNIDTFYNRFCSIENGKASKFIGDMIYQEIKKNEG